The genomic interval aacatttatatatacggTAAGTGTGCACTCAATCCAGACTTTTCACAGGAATTTCATGGACATAGAAGTGAGCAAAACTTTCAGTTACAATACAAAATATCTCCAAATATCACACATACAAAGTGCATGTTAGTAGATAAAGTTTTATTCCATCTTTGTTTTGTGCAGACTGGACTCTAATCCTAAAGTGGTGATGACTTCATCTCATCCTAAAGTCCAGAGAGACAGTCTGGCTGGACACACACTGTCTGCGGTCTCCAGAGTTGCTCAGATACAGCAGTACCCTCCACATCAGCCTGAAGCCTATTACCCAGAATCCAGAGTACCACCACCTGCTTCCCAATACGAGTCCTCTCAGTATCCCACTGGTAAATTATTAGTGTTTTTACTGCATCAGTGTGTCATCATCATTTCTTTAGCACCTACCATGAAGAAGCAGAATATGtagatattttcttttaaagtagatcattttaaaatactttttaacaGGTTCTgtttgacagtttttttttctaagaaaaTCTGCTATTATCACTTTTTGAAGGACACTGAGAACTTtagcaatataaaaaaagacattatacACAGAAGAGGAAACGAAGAGGAAATGCACCTTTTAGTACATCTTAACATGAACAAATCAAAAAAGCAGTGTGACTGCATAACTGGGATGAATACATGGGAGAACCAgcataatgtattatttaagtATAAATACCCAAttatatacagaaaaaacatacatacattttgggtgaaattaaaatgtgttcaaTTTGTAGAGATGTTTCAAAAGTTATAATCATTGCTCTTTTGTCATGAGAAGGATTTTTAAAACTTTGCTTTTTCCTTAGGCAACTCCTATGCATATCAGCACTTGCAGCCTCGCTACACTCGCCCACCAGTTGACCCTGTCTTGGCACAATACCCAGACCCCTATCCTGTCTCCTACGCCCCTGAACGCCAGTACCCTGCTTCGCCATCTGACCCTCGCTACAACTACCACGACAGTCGCCGCCATGCACCTTATGGAGGCCACCCTCCACTCCCACCATACACTCGAGATGAGCTGGGTCACAGGAGTCCTGTCCCCTTGGAGATGCCCCCACCACAGGCACCAACAGCAGGAGCCTCATCCTCCTACCTCCCAGAATCACGGGATCGGTACGGCTCTGAGGGTTATAACCACTCCGGCCACAACAGCCCTTACAGTGGCAGGGTGAGGCATCatctattgttattttattttataatatttagggCTTATGTGATCATATTACAAGCTATGGGTAATATAATTTCAGGGTTCCTAGGATTATCCTGCATTAATTCAAAGCTGTACTGATTTTATTGAGAATGACATTGTAAatgatctttcttttttataatgtGTATTCCAGATAGAGTAGGTGGACCCATTTCCTGCTAAcaattgaattaattaattaaactaaaTGTCACTCTTGTTTGATGTGCAAACATTTTCAATCCAGTAATGACTAAAAGAAATACACTTGACACCACTTGCCTTCACACCCTGTGTTCTTTCTATTGCTAAGCAAATAAATCTGGTTGCATGTGTACACACAGAGTGCCTATGCCCGGCCACAGCCCAGCCTGGACTACCTGCACCGTCGGAGGAAGGAAATCATGGCCCAGCTAGAGGAGCGGAAAGTTGTCTCTCCTCCTCCCTTTGCCTCCTCTCCAAATCTGTCCCATACTTATGACCCCAGTTATACGCAAGATGTCAGGGGGCAAAACCATGTAAGCTCGTTATTCTTCTGTGTAAGGGTCACCAATTCAAAGCAAACACAATGAGATTTAAGCACTGAGGAGGTGATGTCAACATATCAACCAGCAGCTGATGATAACTTGATGATAGAGTTTATCACAATGACCATCTACAGGAAACCATGTCAGAGCTTCAGCTTGTAGCGTACTTTCAGTTCTGTCTTACTTGACCAGTTATAATATTAAGTGAAAGTTTTTAACCACACATTTGCCCAAGCCATAGTTTCAGTTAATCAGCTTGAGGTAACGTGCTGTTGTCAGGCAGTGCAGCACTTATTAATtctaaagaaatgtttaaaactttCCATGATTCTGGTTTGACCTGTATCACAGTCTGGTGTTGATAAGTCTGTGTCCcaggacacacacatttcatgcCCCTGagctattgttattataattttaatactgtattataaaaatatgtaatcatttattgtattattatctATTCCTTGTTTTTTTCAGGTCTATTTATTTAGGTCTacactataaaaaaataatgtttataacttTCCTAACTATActtaagtttgttttttttttcttctcaaaacTTTCACGAAAGCCTTATATAATCATCAGGGGGTAAAATGTACACTCAGATAAAATTGCAGCTCTTTGGAATAATTAAGTCTACTCTTTTAACTACATTAAAAGCAAGTGCAAATATTTGTGTTGGAGGTCTTTGGATATTTTGAATATGCTAAACTGTTTTTGGTCTGCAGTATATGGGAGAGAAACCTCCAGCATTCCAGAACATCAGAGAACCTGAATATGCAGCTTCATACTCTCCATGGTCATGTGACACTTTTGTTCCTTACATCGGCACCAAGGACATGAAGTCCAAAGATTGTCCTGCCACAGGCTACATGGAGATGGTAAGCTGGATCTCCGTCTCTGTTGAGGTTATAAAGAGGCTTTAAAGGTCTCAAAATGATTAGTTGTTTGGTATGAATGTTGGtatgctgttgtgtgtgtgtgggcgtacATGAGCAAAAGGTCGTTATTGTTTACTCTGTGGCGTTTACTCCATAAGAACACACTGATGGACCAAAGGCCAAAAATAATCAGGAGCCATGATATATCTATAGCCTTCTTGAATAAATATTGCGAAACTGTTTGAatccttttttctttaatgtttctTCTTCCCTTTTTAGAAGACTATAGAAAAAAGCTTGAGAGATCCAGCTCTGGAGCTGCAGCGTCGAGCAGCAGAGGTCAAAGACGATGACCCGATCATCCCATTTGGCTCATTGCCCACCATCTCTCGCTTTGGAGCCATATCTCGCACGTCCAAATCAGGATATCAGCCTGCTGGCCTTGTTCCAGGCCCCTCAGCCAAACACACTGCAAATGCAGGTACATTGTAACAGCACTGCTCTCTGTACAGACTAAAGCCATGTGTCTATTTGCTGCTGTGTGCCATGGAGCATTtaaccaaaaacacaaacatgcacataatcacgtacacacactatatttatCCACActaatttttataataataaatctctaATACTTTTTCAAGGTTTACTGCCTGTTTCATGATTTTCTAATGATTCTGTCCTTTTCCCTCAGTTGATTACAGCTACGGGAATCACGGAGGATGGGGTGAAGCCTCTTATGCCCAGCACCAAACCATGCCATCTCAGGGACACTTCAATGAGCGGTAAGGGCCCTGGTGTTGGCATAGCATCGCTATCCAAAGCCATAGAGTTTTGTAAATAGTACCAtctgtgtttttactgttttaaataTCAGTTCCTGTGTGTCCAGTCTGCCCCCTGCTGCACAAGACAGGGAACAGCTGAAGATGGAGCTCCAGCAGGTCAACCAACAAATCACGCAACAGACTCGCTATATAGAGGTAAGCTCTTTTGAGAATTAGCCTCAGTTTTCTttgacaaaaacatttaaagtaacacagtaaaaagcaTAGGCAATACTACATTAGATTTATTGATTATAGCTTGGTCAAATCAAGCCACGGGTAAGATTAGGTATTGACATGAGGGTATTTCATTACTTAGATAATAGGACACTTAGTAGCATATGTGATTCTACATCTTAACaattgagctaccactgccctcAAAATCATCCCTTAATTCATAACATCCCTTAACTTCTACGCTTCAGTGgcttctttacatttttttttttttttttttttttgcagagggAACCAGGTTCAGCAGCTGGCCAAGTCGCTCCAGTGGAGTGGTCAACAGCTAGTGTTTCCAGCGAGCAGCTGAGCATAGAGTTGCAccaggtggagagagagatcGGCATAAGGACACGTGAGATAGCCATGGTAAACAAGATTATACCCATAGAACCATGAAGTTTCTCTAAGCAGCAATGAAATGTTCTTAAAGCCTTTGATAATCTGCAGAGTGTTGGCCCACAtggattttattcttttaatggCTATGAATTGTCTAAAATGGACTGAACCAGATACTGTTACACAAAGCAACATTAGAAAGGCATTGCTGACTGACTAATTATCCCTAGATTGGGCAATACCTACTGCTTTAGTTTGTATCTGGTTTGTCTGTTTCAGGAGGCAGCTGGCATGAAATACAAGCTGGTAGCAGGAAGTGAGAATGGACAGAGTGAGCACAGTTTACAGCGGGAGGATCACCACCTAGCCCTGAGGTAAGATACTGGAGATGCTTCTAAACATGTGCTGCAGTCACATGATTGGCTCATTGGACATTTGCATGAATGTGGAGTTGTATTGGTTTTCCTATTGAAGTGGCTGGTGAAATGTATGTCCTTGTAGCTTCTTGGCACTTTGCTGCCATATTTTTCCCCAcataaatttatttcatttctgatGTATTTGTAGTGAGGGATCAAACGGTTCCGGTTCTGTGGTGCAGGACCGTGGTTTGGGCAGCACCAGCATGCCGTCCTTGACCAGCAAGACATCCTCACTCAGCCTGTCATCTGAACTGGTGGGCAGCAGTCCGGATCTGGCAAAGAACGGGGTGGCTCACGTCTGCACATAGTTTGTCTTCAGCTAGATGCTACCTTTATGAGCTGGTCTCTTTGTCTCCCTCTCACTTTttcaccctcacacacaaacacacccagtcTCTACACTCTGAGTAGAAAGTTATATCTCAAGATCACCTCCAATTTGCAGAGGCTACAATATACCACCAAACCTTCATTAATGAACTATTTAACAAACTCCACTCATATTGGgtcacttttttctttgccacCGCAGTACTGGGATGTTGAGCATTCCATATATCCAATGCCTTTAGCTGCATTTCTTACCACTGCTTGTTCAAATAATTCAGAAATGACGAGTCCTACTTGCTCACAACACCTACAGGAACTTACAGGAATAGGAATTAGCAGCATCTGCCTTTTTCCCttctgtgaatgtttttttttttttttttttctttccctctgaTAAATTCTTTCATTGCCTTAATGAATCTTTCAGACTAGAGCATTCAAGAAACATTTTACAAGTATGTTTACTTGCAAGTCAAACcagtaatattattttaataacgAAAAGTAATACTCACATGCAGTAGACTCAGACTACATTCTTAGTAGTTACGTTATCATTCATGATGCTGACTTTTCACGGTTGAAGTTTACATTCTGCACAGTACTCTTGTGAATTTTCTTACAATTTCTGTAGGAGCCTCCTGTCGTGCTGCATATATAGCATATTAGTAACGGATGGATATGATAAACATTGCCTGTTCAAACTAACATTTAGTCAAAACCAGACTGTTATCTTGAGTTGAAGCTAGTATTGTTGCCCCTCAGCTTCATATACGATTGGTCAGTGTTCAGGCAACGTGGCTTTGCTCAGTATCTTACCAAAACATAACTCGGGCCCCGCCTACACgtatacagatgtgtgtgtacataaaaaaaaaaaaaaaaagctgtaatttaaaatgaacccTTTTGAAAACACTCTCAAGGCTGGAGAATTTTTGTTAATCTTTCGTGGATAGGAAAACTTTTCTTGGTTACCCCTATTGCGATTTGGTGCGTACCACTCATCCACGATGGCGCTGCGGATGGCGGCCTCAGTGCTAATGCGCATTTCGTCTTGTaggactttttaaaaaaaaaatatctgccaACCAGTTTGTTTATGTGCTGCATTTTCTttcaaattgaaattaaatgaaaaaaagaataggAAAAAAACCCACCCTCATGCGAAGGAGAATATGATTGCGGTATGGCTTCCAAATACACCACTGCAGGGCTACAGTTCTATACTGTGAACATCCTGTGAGGTTTCAcgtacgatttttttttttatacgagtgtttgagtgtgacaTTGAAGCAGAACTTCCATTTCTGTCAGTCCATGCATATGAATGTCCGTGTTTgagtttgatttgttttgttgtagtaATTTTGGCCATGGTGGTATTTTTCTACACATTGCCTTCTCTACTACTCAGTATGCAGAGTATGTTATTCTTGGCAAGATTTCCACAGCAGTTTGACATCCCTGTAAAAATTTATATTGAATTTAAATACGAGATCCATGTGAGCTTTTtactttaagcttttttttaagttgctGAATGTCAAACGGAGATCtcgaaaacagacaaaaatatctGTATACGTATGAACGGTGCCTCAGTCTTGTTTCCTGTCTATTTCATGCCATGTAGCTGGGCATGCTCATGAGTCGGACAGACAGTCCAGGTTTTACATGTTATTTCACAATTCCACTCAATGCTAGCTCAGTTTGAAGTTTGTGACGACATTCTTCCATGCCGAAATTAAGACTCTGCTCTTGAACCGACCTACAAAATCTGTTTGCCTTACTGGAGAAAAACGGCCAAATTCTTACTGTTTTATTTGGCTATATatagatttctttcatttcccaGAAGCTGAGCTTCCAAAAAATTGCTTTGCTTCATCAGAGGTGGTCAGAAATGTCTAAAGCATGTGGACAGGGCCAGAAAGCCACTCATCAGTTGTAGCCAATTgcacttgttttttatttatatacttagttttattacttttttagaTCATGTACTAACATACCTCTCagctttaatgtttttaaccagggatatttacatgtttcatcctgaggatggaaaaaaaagcctAAGAGAGAAACTGAAAGGAGA from Tachysurus vachellii isolate PV-2020 chromosome 1, HZAU_Pvac_v1, whole genome shotgun sequence carries:
- the rc3h1a gene encoding roquin-1a isoform X2, which encodes MPVQAPQWTEFLLCPICTQTFEESVRKPISLGCGHTVCKMCLNKLHRKACPFDQTTISTDIELLPVNTALLQLVCPQVPKSPPVTLVKGAEDIKHYDEARTCVEELALYLKPLSNTRGVGLATASQSLLSRPMQRKLVTLVHCQLVEEEGRIRAMRAARSLGERTVTELILQHQNPQQLSSNLWAAVRARGCQFLGPAMQEEALKLVLLALEDGSPLSRKVLVLFVVQRLEPRFPQASKTSIGHVVQLLYRASCFKVTKRDEDSSLMQLKEEFRTYEALRREHDSQIVQIAMEGGLRIAPDQWSSLLYGDQSHKSHMQSIIDKLQTPASFAQSVQELTIALQRTGDPANLNRLRPHLELLADIDPSPDAPAPTWEQLDNGLVAVKTVVHGLVDFIQNHSKKAGDPQQAPQHSKYKTYMCRDMKQKGGCPRGASCTFAHSQEELEKFRKMNKRLPLRKPLSQSLTHLNDMDVACSPGLLSDEGLVVEGLAHKPSLVTNGILPVPPGSELTHLISRGSAAPYDTARKLGKPDTGSLSAPESTPDSLDSNPKVVMTSSHPKVQRDSLAGHTLSAVSRVAQIQQYPPHQPEAYYPESRVPPPASQYESSQYPTGNSYAYQHLQPRYTRPPVDPVLAQYPDPYPVSYAPERQYPASPSDPRYNYHDSRRHAPYGGHPPLPPYTRDELGHRSPVPLEMPPPQAPTAGASSSYLPESRDRYGSEGYNHSGHNSPYSGRSAYARPQPSLDYLHRRRKEIMAQLEERKVVSPPPFASSPNLSHTYDPSYTQDVRGQNHYMGEKPPAFQNIREPEYAASYSPWSCDTFVPYIGTKDMKSKDCPATGYMEMKTIEKSLRDPALELQRRAAEVKDDDPIIPFGSLPTISRFGAISRTSKSGYQPAGLVPGPSAKHTANAVDYSYGNHGGWGEASYAQHQTMPSQGHFNERLPPAAQDREQLKMELQQVNQQITQQTRYIEREPGSAAGQVAPVEWSTASVSSEQLSIELHQVEREIGIRTREIAMAAGMKYKLVAGSENGQSEHSLQREDHHLALSEGSNGSGSVVQDRGLGSTSMPSLTSKTSSLSLSSELVGSSPDLAKNGVAHVCT
- the rc3h1a gene encoding roquin-1a isoform X1, with the translated sequence MPVQAPQWTEFLLCPICTQTFEESVRKPISLGCGHTVCKMCLNKLHRKACPFDQTTISTDIELLPVNTALLQLVCPQVPKSPPVTLVKGAEDIKHYDEARTCVEELALYLKPLSNTRGVGLATASQSLLSRPMQRKLVTLVHCQLVEEEGRIRAMRAARSLGERTVTELILQHQNPQQLSSNLWAAVRARGCQFLGPAMQEEALKLVLLALEDGSPLSRKVLVLFVVQRLEPRFPQASKTSIGHVVQLLYRASCFKVTKRDEDSSLMQLKEEFRTYEALRREHDSQIVQIAMEGGLRIAPDQWSSLLYGDQSHKSHMQSIIDKLQTPASFAQSVQELTIALQRTGDPANLNRLRPHLELLADIDPSPDAPAPTWEQLDNGLVAVKTVVHGLVDFIQNHSKKAGDPQQAPQHSKYKTYMCRDMKQKGGCPRGASCTFAHSQEELEKFRKMNKRLPLRKPLSQSLTHLNDMDVACSPGLLSDEGLVVEGLAHKPSLVTNGILPVPPGSELTHLISRGSAAPYDTARKLGKPDTGSLSAPESTPDSLDSNPKVVMTSSHPKVQRDSLAGHTLSAVSRVAQIQQYPPHQPEAYYPESRVPPPASQYESSQYPTGNSYAYQHLQPRYTRPPVDPVLAQYPDPYPVSYAPERQYPASPSDPRYNYHDSRRHAPYGGHPPLPPYTRDELGHRSPVPLEMPPPQAPTAGASSSYLPESRDRYGSEGYNHSGHNSPYSGRSAYARPQPSLDYLHRRRKEIMAQLEERKVVSPPPFASSPNLSHTYDPSYTQDVRGQNHYMGEKPPAFQNIREPEYAASYSPWSCDTFVPYIGTKDMKSKDCPATGYMEMKTIEKSLRDPALELQRRAAEVKDDDPIIPFGSLPTISRFGAISRTSKSGYQPAGLVPGPSAKHTANAVDYSYGNHGGWGEASYAQHQTMPSQGHFNERLPPAAQDREQLKMELQQVNQQITQQTRYIEREPGSAAGQVAPVEWSTASVSSEQLSIELHQVEREIGIRTREIAMEAAGMKYKLVAGSENGQSEHSLQREDHHLALSEGSNGSGSVVQDRGLGSTSMPSLTSKTSSLSLSSELVGSSPDLAKNGVAHVCT